The window GCCCACCTCTAACTACTCAATCCAATTCTAGACTCTGGGGTTGAATTTttactgtttttctgttttttgaatTGGTTGAATAAGATGCCTCTTTCACTCCAggaacttcattttcctcatgatTTTTCTCAACCACAGGTTGACTAACAATCCATTCTCATTTATCTTAGCTTCTCCTTTGGCAAGTTGTTCATAATATGCCAAACAACTTTCTTCAAGTTAGAGAAATGGGTTGACACTGGATCTTGGGTACAGCCACATAGAAAGCTATGTGGAAAGACAAACTGGAATTCAAATGGAGttatttgacttcaaatccaaatcactctgactTTCACTGAGTGGCCAATAATAGGTCTCCAAACAAACCTCCCTTACTCATTGTTTGGGTGTTAATGGCTCTTAGTGAGTATAAATAGCTATTGCTTCTGTTCTGGTCAGAAACTCTGatcatcttcccctcccagattgattgtTTTGGGAAGTCAAACTAAGCCAtccttttgcctcaattcttcccTAGTCtgtaatcactgaatgggtgttgcctcaaacACACTtgaaaaagaccttagcttaaaaacaTCAGGGTTACCCACTGCTTCCCGGGCCCTTTCAGCCATGCTGCCTTATGTTTTGTCACTGGATGCCAAAGACTTTGGAGAagaatgaagctgatgactttgtgcagtcCTGTTTCACTTAAATGCAATCTGCTTGCAAGTCAAGACGTCACCCTCCTTATGTCACTGGTCTTTTTCAAGAGTGAAGGACAAATAAATGTTCAGTATTCAGTGGATTGAAATTATATGTATGCGAACTAGAAAGGATCTAAATGCTTATTGCTCCTCTCTTTCatttatccccttcccttcctatttccctgttgagtaagataaatttctatacttaGCTGAGTGTGTACTTTGAACCTCTTTGAACTAATTCTGGTGAGAATGAGGTTCAAGAATAGCCTGACACtcctccctatttttctcttcattctaaaaGCTCTTCCTTCTGTGCCTCTTTTAGGTGAgataatttttcccattctacctctccctttccccttctcccaatgtatccctctttctcattcctcttttttatttgagATCATCCCAGCATAAACAACACCATCCCAACACACACTCCCCCAGGCCTTTTGTCGATGCACATTCCTTCTAACTCTTCTCATAATGacaaagttcttaggagttacatgtatcatcttcccatgtagcaATGtaataatttaactttattgagtcccttatgattttttggtgtgtgtatttaactttttgtgtttgtgttgggtcttgtgtttgaatgtaaAAGTTTCTAATGAGTTTTAGTCTTTTCATCAGTAATCCTTGAAAgcattctatttcattaaatgatcattgcctccccctctccctctccctccaaacAATTATTCTCATGTTTGCTGGCTAGGTTATGCTATGAACCTATTTTCAAGCTTCTTATAAATTCTTAGGAGCTacatgtatcattttcccatgtaacaATGTAAAAACTTTAACTTTATTTAGTCccttgtgatttcttttttatgtttatctttttatgctccttttgagtcttgtatttgaatgtCAGAGTCTTTAGTTTTGGTCTTTATCAAGAATCCCTATGTGAAATgtctaattggaaaaacaactgacctggaaaatggattaaggagagagaatttaggaATTATTGAACACCAGAAAACCACGATCAATCActtatttcacattcttttactttttttcattcttttaacttttgttttattttttcttgatgtcttatgaaGTCATTACATTccacttacccaattctaattttttaggaTTTATTGTTTTCAGTGACCTTTTATActtgtttttccatttggccaatccTATTTATTAAGGAgttccttttttcccatttttttggtacctgcttttccattttgtctattttgttttttatgctttcttttttaaaaaatagtttgacattccccccccccccaattacctgtaaaaacaattctaaacattctttttaaaaatctgagttcaaaattttctctttccttctcttacccccttattgagaaagcaagcattttgaaagagattatatatgtccaatcatgcaaaacatatttccatgttggtCATATTGTGGAACATAATAAACATAAAACTAAGCAgaccaagaaaaatgaagaaaaagtatgcttcaatctacattcggATAccatcaattccttctctggaaaatggATAGTATTTCTCAacataagtcctttgaaattgttgtGGATCATTTTCTTGCTGGAATAACCAAGtcactcacagttgatcattatacaatattgtttttaatgttaatgttctcatagttctcttaatttgttttgcATCGTTAATATAAGTCTTTTGGAGCTTTTCAGAAAGCATTCTGCATGtcatttcatatagcataatagcattccatcacaatcataaacaACTTGTTCAGATATTTCCCAACTGATGTACAtctcctccatttccaattctttgccatcataaagaGACTCTTACCATCTCTAGGGTAAAAGCTCTGGAAAATGCTGCTATTGCTATCAAGACCAGCTCCAAAGCCCACTACTAATGTTGCCTCTGTTATGCTACATCTGGCCTTCAACCTGGATtcagtcttttccttctcctctctgaaTTTATTTTAGACTGGAAGGATGTCTTGTCATGATCATTTATATGATCTTTACCGCACCAAAATTTGATTCAAGatgttaaaattgtttggaaAGAAATATTGGGAGAGGCTGTCTGGGTTGCTACCTCTACTCTGCTATCTTAGCTCCTTTCTAAGAGTTGCTATTTACAATAAAAATGGTTATAAAATGATATCCAAAGGTAAGCTATTATTGTGTGCGATTTCTCATCATATAcagaatgtcccaaaagtcttagtgtagtttcAAGTTTTAATATCTTAAAATCAAAAGGGACCAGTAAAGCTAAAGtcacactaagacttttggggccACCTATATTTTATGCCCAGGAAAGAGCAATTTCATGAGTTTTTGCTCATATTGGTACAAAAATGACAATAAGCTTTGGGATTCCAAAGCCTTTTCAAAATGATGAGAACTCTTTCTATCTTTAATCCTTAAAGGCAGCCAATCCACTATTAACATCAGTGGCAGAATCATTAATATCAAATCCCATGAGTAGTAAGTTAATTTATAAGACTTACGGGAAAGCATTAGTAGTGGGGCAATGTATCAAACTAAATAGTTGCAGAAGCTTGAAAATATCACTTTATGTTCATGGGTCCCATAAGATGGTTTTACTTGAAGGGTTTATTCCATAGTCCTTTCCAATCCTGTCATTTTCTctgagacagatttttttttcaagtgaatgAATAGATGGGAAGAGAATAAGCTCTTAACAGCCTTGTGATCTTGGatcagaaaataatttgaatggGGAGACTTTGCCCTGGACCACTGAATGTAAAGGGCACTACATTCAGAAGCTATGAAACCATTTGCAATCCTCTAGCCCACAGAAACAACAGAGCTTAGCATCTCCTTAGAAGGTATCATTAGTCaaaatagaaagctataaaaTGGTGGGTGACATCCTTATACTTAGTGTTCCAGGAATTTCAGCCTCCACATCATAGCATACTCCCTCTCAGACAATACTCCCTCCTCCCTACCTGCTACAAAAATTGCATGTTAGGACTGTGCCTTCGATAAATCACTCTTCTCTGTAGACTTGTTCCCTATCTATTAAATGAGGAATGGGGATAGACTCTAAATTTCTTTGCAGTTGTAACATTCTAGAGTGAGTATTAtctacacataaatatatatgtatgacatGACCCAAGATCCCACAAGGAGTTAATGGCAGAGAATTAGAaatgggttttcctgacttctagCTCACTGCTCTGTTCATACCCCAGGCTTTCACCCTTATTCTTTGGACTTATTTCAGAGAACAACCGCTTATTCTTAGGTCTGGCTAATGTTcaactaaaaataaagatttttatttgaaactttttaaaaaggcaagtGCCAACGGAAACCTGCATTTTTGACAGGATCCTCTAATTAAAGTTAAGATAAACCATAGTTTATTACTCTAGTCTCTGGGTTCACAGAAAGATATTATACTAAATAATGAAATGCTGTCAAATTCTAATTCTTAGGGACCTTTGGCACATAACTCAGCAGTATTCATCTTGTTTCCATTTGTCTGCTCTTACTCCCAGAGAAGTAGggctaaaaagaaaatgtaaccttcagaagagaaaatagtacTTGATCAATTGATTGGGATGTATAGCTTGTAACCTTGTCCTGGCCCTCTAATATCTCATAGACAAATCAATGAGGCAAGAAATCAATctagaaaaaactttttaaaaaggcaagagCATGTATAATTATTTGCTAAATTTTGTAGCACTGAAGATAGAGGAAGGAGAGATTGGTGTGGTGAGAAGTATGAGTTAAGGTCAATAATATTGGGCCCAGGTTCTGTGACACTAGGTATATGAAAATGGGCCAGTCACAACATCCTTCTTGtgtgtttttctttcctattttgacAATTTCGAAAATCGAAAAGGTAGAAAAACTAAAACCAAATGATCCCTTCTGAAAGTGAAGATAAGTGACCCAAGTTTGATACAGGAAGACAGCAGTGAGCAAAGAAGCAGCCTTACTTAGTAGAGGCTCTGGGAATTGGGAGTAAGATCTAGAATATCTTCACCAAAAGTTCTACAAAAGTTTGCCACTTTAGCTTGAAAAATACCTTGTTTGTTAAGTGGGCCAGGAAAGGGATGAAGCTTTTAATTATTGTAGAGGGATATTAGCCCTAATCCCAAGGCAGAAACAAAGtgaacatttcctttttttttgtccacTTTTACTCTGCCAATAATATTGTTCTTTAtacagtcatgcccaactctttatAATTCCATgtgaagttttcttggtaaagatactagagtgatttgccatttcctcctctagctcattttatagataaggaactgatgaaatcaagaTCTCAAGCTATTatgtgtctgagattagatttgaactcagaaagataagtcttcctcattccaagcctAGCATCCAGTGCACCACCTAGATTTTTCTAATAATAGTATTTGTACCTTGTTAGAGATAAATGTCTGGAGGAGGTAGAGATGGAGGGAGGgttacagacacacacacacacacacacacacacacacacatatacacatacacatacacgcacacacaaagatagagagagacagagacagaaagttcAGGAAAAGCTTCAAGTAAAAGGCCAttttgagttgagttttgaaggacTTTAGTGATTATGTACATGAATAGAAAATAGCACATTCACAATCCTTGGTTAACTTAGTTAACACACAGTGCTGAAAGAATGGTAATTGatggataaatggggaaaaatggtTTCCCATCTGAAAAGGGTAGTGTTTAAAGAGTAAAggttgttgattgattagttgattaGTTGATCTCACATACACATGATTTCTCCTCAATTTCTCTCTGAAATTGTTGATGAAGTGTTAAGACAAGTACTAGATAATTACTAGAAGTCAAGTCttccaatagaacaataataggaCTCAATTAAATTCTCTCCTCAATCTCAAAGTATGATCTACAATTTGCTGGAGGTTCTCTTCACTAATTGAGCCAATGTCACCACTGTCCATTTGAATGTTGGAGTCTACATTTCCTGGTCTGGAGTAACAATCTGGAAAGACAGTGGATGGAGATCAGGCCCAATGAGGTCTCTCTGGTTTTTCACTGGGGATTCCCTCCAGGACTGGAAGATGATAGATTGGTTCTGCAATGTCTTGAGGAGAAGGGAAGCTTCTCCTGACCAAGACAGTTTGGTTCTTTAAGACTTGTGGCCTAAAGTAAAAAAAGGAATTGGCCTGTTAGTAGTAGATAGTGCCAGCAGTCCCAGCAGCAGCTCTGAGCTGGGAAGTCGGTGGGTAGGGAATTAGTACATATAAAAGAAGTTCCATAGAAGCTAGGAAGATACTTCTGTTGCAACTCTTGATTCCCTCTCCAACTCTTTTCTCccccatagtattttattttttccaatgacatgtaaagataattttccatattcacttttacaagattttgtgttatacatttttctccctttcccccctcccccaagatgacaagcaatctgatgtagttGGCTATCTAGGTCCAGCATTTCTTTTActaatgtgtttttgttttggttgttcAGAAGGCTATTTGGGGACTAGACCTGTGAACTCATCAATATAGGGAATTGAGGATGAAGGACTTGTCAGTCAATGCTAGTTGACACCTCCTCAGCTTGGATAGTTAGAGAATGGTCTAGGCTACTAGGAAGTTCAATGATGTGCCCTCAGttaaaaagatactaaagtgaaGGGTGAACCAAGTAATCAGCCAAAAGTCTTGAACTGATTAATTGAAACCCACATAAAGACCAATGTATCCTCATTACAAATAAACCTTTTAATCTACGGGCCCCTCCTGATCTGCTTCTGTctagtttgtatttatttctgcAAAATGAATCAGAACCTGAGGAAAACGTTCACTTGGAAATGGGCTGATTGTTGGTCTGAGGTTCTCCGAGGTGAGAACACGGAGCCTGAGGAGTAAACAGTCCTGGCTTTTGTCCAGAGGGCCCAATTAAGCCTCCCACCATTCCTTTTCAATCGGTTATAAAAGGTCCTCAAGTGGATTTGCCAAACAGAAAAAGTCCTTTGagtccttcccttcttccaaggGTTCCTGAGCCTCCAGATTGGAGGCCCAAGCCCACCAGGCAGGGCTCCCCTCTTAGTGGCCTGAATGGCCCGGCTCCTCTTCGGCTAAGGGTTGGAAAAGAAGGGGACCCTGGTGTCCAGAAAGGGGTGAGGCCCGTGGGCCCCTTCCCACTGCCGGCCCCGCTCCCCGTCCCTTCCCTGCGCCGTCGCGGAACCCGCCCGCCCAGCGCACACGGACCGCTTTAAGCACCGTGGAAAATCTCGGCCGCAGGTGCTTGGCTGCGGCCTGGGCATTTGGGCCCTTTCCTGACCCGCCAGCCTAATACCTCGGCctttggaggaaaaggaaaggaaaattgctaggagaaatgggaggaagggaaattttcttttctttaacgTCATCCCAaaagtttcttctctttttcctcattaaGCTTTCTTTTGGGAAAGGTCCCAGACCAAGGATGGAAAGGATCCTCCCAATTTGGGAAACACAAAAGaaggtttaaaaatttttaaacctaGTAAAATCGCCTTTTTCACCCccttttttagggttttttggaAAAAATGCGCAGGGTAGTGCATTTCCCTTTCCACTCAATTTACCGATGAAAATTGAGGAAACAGATAtaattgcccagggtcaaaaGCTATTCTGAGCTACATTAAATTCGAAATTGGCTTCCTAATTAGGCCTAGCATTCTTACTTTCACCTACTTAACCCTTttaattagatttctttttttttcttttttttttttctttttttatctgaggCTTGGGTTTCACTAATAACACTACTTAGGTTTAGCTGCACCAGTACTATGGGGTAATATGGGCCAGGGCAAACTTTGGGGACAGATTTTGGGGCAATTAAAAGGAAGGTTGATCCCCGAATGTTAAGGGTCGAAGCTTCAGGCTTCAGGTGAAACAGTAAAGCTAATTTATccaaagaaataatccaaaattttAAGGCAGTTAAAAAGGATGAAGAGGGAGCAGAAGTTAGGAGTAGGAATGGTTTGGCTGTGAACTCCTCCTTGGCAACCTCATTCCCTTTCTGTCAAATGATACTTGAAAAAACCTACAATTTagaatttggaaagagaaaatagaagggcAATAAAGACCAGGATTagtgatttatttattatgtttttattatgaaGTTGGggcaggaggagagaaagaatgaatccGGGGAGAAGGGATATGATTTAATAACAAGCCAGATGTATGGAtgaaaataaaagttcaaaaatttaaaaatgcctcTGAgttcacccttttttttttttcagaactttttttttgttttggttttttggtctaTTGTTAACTAATTGTCCCATTCCATGTGAGAAAATCTagttgatgcattttttttttttaatttcattaattgaCCATCAACCCACCTTATCTCAGTTGGAAAATCCCCTCTGCTCAAGAAGGCACTGAAAATTCACTAATCGAAAAGATACAGGAAGATAGAGGGAAGCCCCAGTAAAACTTTCTCTCGACATTgccatcttccctccctccctgggaAATGAATCTTATTCCTGatggttttttactttctttggcAGATAATGTCCATTCTCCTGTAAGTAAGAAAGAACGTCTGCCATCTTATTGTAAAATTACATTAATGGAATGGCCAGAGACTGAAGACCTTGTGATGGAAGAAGGTGGTGGGAAGAGCGAGAATTTCCCGACTTTAGGGACTGGGATCAAGGGTGTCGCCAGCTCCCCTTTTATTCAGTTCTCTTGGAGTTTTCCTGAAGAAATGTTtgcccattttcttcttttgtgacCCTGTTTATAGATAAAGGAAATGAGGTAAGGAAAATTGCTTGCCAGGGTCATAATTAGTAAGCCTCTGAAATCCATTTAACTCGGGATGAGGAGGTATTGTTGGCTATAGAAGACTGGGGAGGACTAATAGCATAATGAACCTCCCGGGTGGCACATTGGGAAATTTGGAGGCCaaaagtttttataaaagaaaacccCACCTTTTTCTCCCTTAGAAAGAGATAACAATTCAGAAAtagattctcttctttctcttctccctctcttttctttttctatttctttttgtgtgtgtgtgtgtttaaactgcacaagagaactatatataacaaaataaatatttgtatgttaGCAAGGGGTGGCATAGAAGATTTTAATAAAgacttattcattttctttgtttttaagagaGACACCAGAGAAAATAATTCTGTCTTAGAggattggaaaaaaatttcctcCTGGGTTTTCCTACTTCTTTGTATGTTCCTTGGATTTCTGCGCCTTTCCAGCTGGTTgaggggaaaaattaaaggatcaaaagTTTTGGATGGGTTTTGGCTTTGAGTTGATTTTGGTTCAGATATGAAAAATTTAACTCAACTAATCTCCCCTTTATTAAACTATTCCTAGCCGAGATATCTATCTTTTCATCCACTCCAGAAACATGCATGctcttccattctttctccccttctctcttccctactTACACTCTAATCTTTGGAACAAAGATTAGAAAATTTTTTGTGAATTTGATGATAGATGGGAACCTTAAAGTCATCAGTTTTGTGTTGAGTGAGATCCTCTGTATCTCTATTGATGTCTGAAACATAAGCTTTGGTTTCAGAGACTAGCATCTGTGTTAAGATGCATATGTGGATATTAGATGTTGGCAACAGAAGTGGTTTCAAGTGGGTAAAGGGCGAATCAAATTTGCACCAGGAaagcaaacagaaaaatagaGGCCATTTAATCAAATCGGCCTGCCTTGGACCTTCCTTATCCCACCTTTCCCTATTCTTCGCATTCAATATAAAAGCAACCTGTGCTTGAATTGTCTAAATGCAAAAAACCTCTCTTCTCTAATAAGCCACACCGGGAAAGGGAATACGCATTTATAGATCATTTGTGTCAAACACTGCTCTAAGCAAATTCAGCCCTCACTGCCCTCTGCCACATTGCCTTCCTCAGCAGCCAGTGACTCTTCTTCATTCCTCCTTCCCACACAGTGGCCTCTAACTTTGGTCTGTTGCCCTGCAGTCCCCAAATAAccatatataattttaagttgTCCATTATCTTTACAGGAAAAATGGCTGGGAAGATTTTCCATGATGGTTCAATGTTGAACAACCCCGTGGCTGGCTTGATGATTGGCGTGCTGGTGACAGTCCTGGTCCAGAGTTCCAGCACATCTACGTCCATCGTTGTCAGCCTGGTATCCTCTTCATGTGAGTCAGCAggttcccctctcccccaatgcCCCAGTGCCTGTGCCAACCTGGATCTTTTGAAAGAACTTTATTCCAAGTTTTAGAAGTGCGAAATTGTTCACTATGTGCCCTGGAGTCATCATCTCCCTGATTTTCCATCCTCTCAATCTTGTTGCTACAGCCACCATTAGAGCAATGCCCACACAGCCCAAGTGTCTAGTGGTCTAGCTTTCTTGCTATGGGGAAAGTTTCAGTTGCCCTGCCCCACTTAGTGTCGTGGGCACCTGGTTGCAGCTGTAGTGAGTTGTTCTTCACCACACAGATCTTCAGGCAAAGGTTGGATGACTGACTGGTTGGAAACCTCATAGAAAGGATTCCTCTTCTTAGTCATGGCTGGACTTCATAATTTCCTTACTTTTTATTGAGCTGATTCCTTAGTTTGTTGAAGCTTTTTCCCTGtgaatttctcttaattttttcatttccctttttcctttgccAGTGTTGACAGTAAAGGCAGCCATTCCCATTATCATGGGAGCCAATATTGGGACTTCAGTGACCAATACTATCGTGGCCCTCATGCAGGCCGGAGACAGAAATGAGTTCCGAAGGTAGGAGCTTTCTTACTTGTTTGCTAGtcatatttttttcatcactACAGTGTTTAATACAGTTGAGGATCTTTGCTCTAGATACTGATCTAGCTATTCTTTTAGAGAGTAGAATAACTATATTCAAAGCAGTTCAAATAACTCAGTTATTTAGACAGAGTTAGACAGAGTTTATCTTAAATTGATAAAATGATTTCATGTTGCTGCAATACTACAATGCTAGGATTAGGAAGAATAGttaaaaatctggcctcagacactgtttgatggaatactattatgctataagaaaggatgGGGGGGGCGGTaatttcagtgaaaaaaaaaacctatggcAAGGCCTTCCTGAATTAATCCAAAGTGAATtaagaactgggagatcattaaCATTACAGTAACAGCAGTACTGTAAGGATAATTAACCTTGAAAAACGTTGCTActgtgatcaatacaatgattcaagacaatgtCCCCTTTGGACAGTTCCAGAggactatgatgaaaaatgctgtccatggCCAGAAAATGAAGTGGTGAATCAGACCAAAGTTTCCACTCCCCGTCCCCCGTTTGGGGGAGTTACCACTGTGGGAATCCACTAGTGTTGAAGCTGTTTGGGCAACTCAACAAGTGGGATGGGAAAGTATTAAGTTACTTACTCAAGTGACTTACTCATGAACCTATCTATCACTAGGAGACCTGAAacagatcttcctaactttcaAGCAAGTCTTTCTCATTATGTTCACACTATGCTTTCTCATtgtgcacatagtaggctcttgaTGAGAGTGAGAAGACAATATCATCACATTAATTGCTTTGGATTTTTCTCCCTGATTTAGGGCTTTTGCTGGAGCGACTGTCCATGACTTCTTTAACTGGTTGTCAGTGCTGGTGTTGCTGCCCATGGAGGTGATCACAGGCTACCTCTACCATCTCACCGATGCCATCGTGAAAACCTTTAATATCAAGAGTGGGGAAAATGCCCCTGACCTCCTGAAAGTCATCACCAATCCCTTCACGAAACTCATTGTCCAGGTGGGCATCAAGACTCCCTCTTGATTTTAAATTGAGGCTGAAATGGTACCAATGGTGGACTGGATTCCCTTGGAAGCAGAGCTCTAAGGTTCTTCCCCCAATCTGAAGTGCTAGTCAGACATTCCTTTCCTTGCTGCGACTCCCCCATTTTATTTGAGGGAGTGTAAGGAGCTAAGGAGCTTGCTTGGCCCTCCACATTGGCAGGGGTGTTCTTCAGCACCCCCTTTCTTCCATTTGAGGCCCAATGACTGTTTTGTTGGATGACATGTTATCATTTACCCTTTTGATCAGTGTGATGTGCCTGTCTCCAGGAAAACCATTTTACTTCTCCCTATGCTTTACTATTCTCTCTTTCCCAAGGAATgccttgggaaaataaaaagcattttattaatcCCCTACCAGGGACCAGGCACTGGGAGATATGATGACCAAATGGGAGCGCCTTCAAGGCTTCAAGTAGCTGGTGGTATTGGGCCCCCTAGAAAAGAGCAAATAGGTCTATCTGGCCTGATGTTGGTCAAGCTAAGAGGAGGCAAAGTCCTGTACAAGTGGAAGTGAGGTCCTCGGGAACTGAGACCAATCTGTGTCTCCCTTTTACACACATCctggttttcttttctgtacACTGGAGCCTCTAGGAGaataatttaacttttcagtCACAAATCATAGCTGAGAAACAGGCTAACTCTTTTCCTCATGTCTGTTGCTTTTCCAGCTGGATAAAAAAGTCATAAATGAAATTGCTACAGGAAATGAGGCAGCCCAAAACAGGAGCTTGATAAAGACTTGgtgtaaaacattaaaatatgtgGTAAGTATCAGAAAATTATTCAATGGAAATAGGTAGAGTGAGAATCCTAGGTTTCCCCTATGATATTGAGGGAGTACAAGTGCTATTGGTTTGGTTTTCTATAAATTTAGTGTCCTTTAGCAAACCTCTAGTCACTCTGCCTTAGTTCTACCTCAGACTTTATGGGGCAGAATGCTACTCTAAGACAGAGTTAAAGCAATTGATGCTCAGGTCCCCATACCAGGGTAACAGTGTTCAGTCTGAGGGCAGCTCAGCTGGCCTCCAGAAGTAACCCAGATTCTGGAGGTTTAATACATGGTCCGTGGACCAAGAGCAAAGGCTGAAGGTCTTTTCAAAGGATTAAGGAGAAGATGGGGGAGAGAATAGAGAGTGGGGATTCATTGGCCAGTGGGGCATGTCTTCAGTGTAGTAAAATCCAACAGTAacaagctttttttcccctttattgtgTCATCTAGACGTTAAGCAACGTTACCGTTCCTTCACCAGAAAATTGTACCTCTCCCAGCTTCTGCTGGACAAATGGGAACACCACCTGGACCCTCATGAACATAACATATAAACAGAACATTGCAAAGTGTGAGTAGAAAATCCTCTGGCAGTTATCCCTCATACCCTCACATTTTAAGCCTTTTTAGGAATCAAAAATGgctttttataaatctttttgggACCCTTGCTCTAAAGTAAGGTCCCAGGGCtcaatatttgtatttaatttaaatatctcTTGAGTTCTTTTTTGGGACTGTATAAACCTTTGGATTATAACCACTTTCTGTAAGATCTGTGTAAAATGCTCTGTATCTGGGTTAagtgatgaagaggaagagaaagatgacaGGTGGTTGCTCTGGTTCCCACAGGCAAACATGCATTTGTGAATGTCAATCTCTCCGATCCGAGCATTGGACTCATTCTTCTGGCCCTGTCCTTGCTGGTCCTGTGCACCTGTTTGATCCTGATTGTCAAAGTCCTGAACTCTATGCTCAAGGGACAAATTGCTACAGTGATTAAGAAGACCATCAATACAGGTAGAACTTCCCTCCACTCCTGGGGGCTTTTCGCTGATCCTCCACTTTTCTGTGTC of the Sarcophilus harrisii chromosome 6, mSarHar1.11, whole genome shotgun sequence genome contains:
- the LOC100928837 gene encoding LOW QUALITY PROTEIN: sodium-dependent phosphate transport protein 2B (The sequence of the model RefSeq protein was modified relative to this genomic sequence to represent the inferred CDS: inserted 1 base in 1 codon), encoding MAGKIFHDGSMLNNPVAGLMIGVLVTVLVQSSSTSTSIVVSLVSSSLLTVKAAIPIIMGANIGTSVTNTIVALMQAGDRNEFRRAFAGATVHDFFNWLSVLVLLPMEVITGYLYHLTDAIVKTFNIKSGENAPDLLKVITNPFTKLIVQLDKKVINEIATGNEAAQNRSLIKTWCKTLKYVTLSNVTVPSPENCTSPSFCWTNGNTTWTLMNITYKQNIAKCKHAFVNVNLSDPSIGLILLALSLLVLCTCLILIVKVLNSMLKGQIATVIKKTINTDFPFPFAWLTGYLAILVGAGITFLVQSSSVFTSAITPLVGIGVIGLERAYPLTLGSNIGTTTTAILAALASPGSTLQNSLQIALCHFFFNLSGVLLWYPVPVTRLPIRFARGLGNTTATYRWFAVFYLIICFFLAPGTVLGLSLAGWTVLVGVGAPSXFLLLVILVICVLQARCPQVLPDTLKTWDFLPLWMRSLKPWDGLVSLLTCSCCRSNWSQKFSCCCWSACSMIRCCKRCRKRTEMDKDQEKANKIPLRGLEGHLYNFSYTDV